From the genome of Bombus pascuorum chromosome 2, iyBomPasc1.1, whole genome shotgun sequence, one region includes:
- the LOC132904668 gene encoding uncharacterized protein LOC132904668, giving the protein MQLRISMRCLIFAAILTVALATFGKEHVHIRIHVPEIIQHDEKKVIKYEDHGGHDHGGGGGGGGDQTIIVTSPGGGGGHGGGGGHGGFGGGFGGGFGGHGGYGGGGFGGGHISLGGGGHGGGGHGGGGGFGGGHGDIIISSPGGGHGGGGYGGGGGGFDEHHGGGGFGGGGGYGGGGAAIIEHHGGGGYGGGGGGGGFDAHHGGGGFGGGGGGGAIIEHHGGGGYGGGGGGGGGGFDGHHGGGGFGGGGGGGAMEVAVVEEVMEVVVVAED; this is encoded by the exons ATGCAGCTCAGGATCAGT ATGAGGTGCTTGATCTTTGCGGCGATATTGACCGTGGCACTTGCCACATTTGGCAAAGAGCA CGTACATATCAGAATCCACGTACCGGAGATAATACAGCATGACGAGAAGAAGGTTATTAAATACGAAGATCACGGTGGACACGATCatggaggaggaggaggtggaggtGGCGATCAAACTATAATAGTCACTTCGCCTGGAGGAGGTGGAGGCCATGGAGGCGGTGGTGGTCACGGAGGATTTGGCGGTGGATTTGGAGGTGGTTTCGGAGGCCACGGAGGCTACGGAGGAGGTGGCTTCGGAGGTGGACACATTAGCCTTGGAGGAGGTGGTCACGGTGGAGGTGGCCACGGAGGTGGCGGAGGATTCGGAG GTGGCCACGGAGACATCATAATATCCAGTCCAGGTGGTGGCCACGGTGGTGGAGGCTACGGAGGCGGTGGTGGTGGATTCGATGAACATCACGGTGGCGGAGGATTTGGAGGAGGAGGTGGATACGGTGGTGGTGGAGCAGCGATCATCGAACATCACGGTGGTGGAGGGTATGGaggcggcggtggcggtggtggtTTCGATGCTCACCATGGTGGCGGAGGATTTGGAGGCGGCGGTGGTGGAGGAGCGATCATCGAACACCACGGTGGTGGAGGGTATGGaggcggcggtggcggtggcggtggtggtTTCGATGGTCACCATGGTGGCGGAGGATTTGGAGGTGGCGGTGGTGGAGGG GCTATGGAGGTGGCGGTGGTGGAGGAGGTTATggaggtggtggtggtggcggaGGATTGA
- the LOC132916493 gene encoding uncharacterized protein LOC132916493 — MIPQQTRRMGPPSWQSSLPRSRKSYASEVHYHKYHGPPVHYHSKKSVYGSSPFPHGGDDFDQGYEHVNHVNIPYGKGISHAVSYGKGYIPYDQIKGSVSFGRERNPSSQEHKYTSESEYSSPPFSSSDAQYSPSSYESSQPETFFPDAETALNYNEKQSDRKRFYSSRSIEKDFVTNNPIDLGAATNKDQILLLQQKATDLYKNIVSQPQGGVLLPAGVPSATIGGSKEGIVLRDTIALGEYQQKLQEMTKSWPQFLSNAATTLGNSYQNQQVSASYSTGGSTTPGFSGWSVNFAQPKQGYDVKEDTMEPPVDFRNMPIQSSPYHTFPAPMNVVLPAPTQAVHG; from the exons ATGATTCCACAGCAAACCAGGCGCATGGGACCACCATCGTGGCAATCTTCTCTACCGCGTTCCAGAAAATCGTACGCCAGCGAAGTTCATTATCACAAGTATCACGGTCCTCCCGTACACTATCACTCGAAGAAATCTGTGTATGGAAGTTCACCGTTTCCTCATGGAGGAGATGACTTCGATCAAGGCTACGAACATGTGAACCACGTGAACATACCTTATGGCAAGGGCATCAGTCATGCAGTTTCTTACGGAAAGGGTTACATCCCTTACGACCAGATTAAGGGTAGCGTCTCGTTTGGTCGTGAAAG GAATCCAAGTTCCCAAGAGCACAAGTACACGTCGGAATCGGAATATTCGTCGCCACCGTTCTCCTCATCCGACGCCCAGTATTCACCTTCGTCGTACGAGTCTTCGCAGCCAGAGACCTTCTTCCCGGATGCAGAGACAGCCTTGAACTACAACGAGAAGCAAAGTGACCGCAAGAGATTCTACTCTTCGAGATCCATCGAGAAGGACTTCGTTACGAACAATCCGATCGACCTCGGCGCCGCCACGAACAAGGATCAGATACTCCTGCTCCAGCAGAAGGCTACCGATCTCTACAAGAACATCGTTTCTCAGCCGCAAGGTGGCGTCCTGTTACCAGCTGGCGTTCCATCGGCCACTATCGGTGGCAGCAAAGAGGGAATCGTGTTGAGAGATACGATAGCTTTAGGCGAATATCAACAAAAGCTCCAAGAGATGACCAAATCCTGGCCACAGTTTTTATCTAACGCGGCTACAACTTTGGGAAACAGTTATCAAAACCAACAGGTTAGCGCGAGTTACTCGACGGGTGGCTCTACGACTCCTGGTTTTAGTGGCTGGTCAGTGAATTTTGCTCAGCCGAAGCAAGGCTACGACGTTAAGGAGGACACTATGGAACCGCCAGTTGATTTTAGGAACATGCCTATTCAGAGTTCGCCTTATCATACGTTCCCTGCTCCGATGAACGTGGTGCTCCCGGCGCCCACGCAGGCGGTTCATGGTTAG